CGGTGGCGGGCACTGTAAACGACCTTGCGGTGATGGGTGCAAAGCCCCTCTACCTCTCTGCCAGCTTTATCATAGAGGAGGGCTTTCCCTACGAAGACCTCCAGAGGATAGTGGAGAGCATGGCACAGACTGCAAAGGAGGCGGGTGTGCTCATAGTCGCAGGGGATACAAAGGTGGTCCCCTCTGGTCAGGCTGACGGACTTTTTATAACCACCTCGGGCATAGGCAGGGTGGTATACGATGGACTCTCCTGCAGGAGTGTGAAAGAAGGCGACGCCATAATCCTTTCCGGACCCATAGGAGACCACGGTGCCTGCGTGCTGGCACAGAGGGAAGGCTTTGACTTTGGAGAAAACTTCGGAAGCGACTGCCAGCCCCTGTGGGACCTTGTGGAGCACCTTCTCAGAAGTGGTGTCGAAGTTCATGCCATGAGAGACCCCACGAGGGGCGGGCTATCCGCAGTGCTTCACGAGTGGGCTAATGCTTCGGGCGTATCCTTTCTGGTGCAGGAGGACAGCATCCCCGTAAGACAGGAGGTTCTGGGTATATGCGAATTTCTTGGACTTGAGCCCTACCACCTTGCATGCGAGGGAAGGATTGTGGTGGCAGTAAGGGGTGAGGATGCGGAAAGGGCTCTTGAGGTTCTCAGAGAACACCCGAAGGGTAGGGAGGCAAGTCTTATAGGCTATGCGGTAAGACCCGAGGGCAGACCTTCAGTTTTTCTCAGGACTTCCTACGGAACCAGGAGGTTTCTTGAGCCACCCGCCGGCGAGCTCCTGCCAAGGATTTGCTGATGCACGAGTTTTCTATAGTGCAGAGCCTTCTGGAGCTTATTCATGAGCAGGTGAGAATGCACTCCGCAAAGAGGGTTGTGAAGGTTGAGATAGTTGCCGGCGTGCTCTCGGGAGTGGAGCCCCATCTTCTGCAGATTGCCTTTGAGACCTTCAGGCAGGGGACACCCGCAGAGGACGCAGAGCTCCTTATAGAGGTTGAAAAGCTGAAAATCTACTGTAGGGACTGCGAAGGGGAGTTTGAAAAGGACGAGCTCAATGCCCTGTGCCCCCGCTGTGGAGGACTGAACACGGAAATAAGGGGTGGAAGGGAGCTACTGCTCAAGAGCCTTGAGCTGGAGGTAGATTCAAACCCATGACCCGGAGGCTCTCCGTGAGGATAAAAGGTGCAGTGCAGGGTGTGGGCTTCAGACCCTTTGTCTACAGATTGGCTAAGGAGCTTGGGCTTTGTGGTTTTGTGATAAACGATTCAAGAGGCGTGAGCGCAGAACTGGAGGGTCCAAAGGAAAAGCTTGAAGAGTTTCTGCTCAGACTCAGCAGGGAAAAGCCTCCCCTTGCACGCATACACTCGGTGGACCTTCAGTTCACAGAACCCGTGGGATACAGGGACTTTGAAATAAGGGAGAGTTCAGAGGAGGGTCAGAAAGAGGTCTTCCTTCTTCCCGACATGGCAACCTGCGAAGACTGCCTCAGGGAGCTCTTTGATCCCTCAGACAGAAGATACCTCTATCCCTTCATAAACTGCACCAACTGCGGACCGAGGTTCACCATAGTAGAAAAGCTTCCCTACGATAGGCCCAACACCACCATGAAGGTCTTCCAGATGTGTCCTCAGTGTAGCAGAGAATACCACGACCCCTCAGACAGACGCTTTCACGCCCAGCCAAACGCATGCCCCCTTTGTGGTCCGTGGCTGAGCCTTTACTCTTCAGAGGGCGAGCTCCTGGCGGAGAGGGAAGAGGCACTCAGGCTGAGCCTTGAACTCCTTAGGGAGGGTAGAATACTTGCGGTCAAGGGTATAGGGGGCTTTCATCTTATGTGCGATGCTACAAAAGAAGAAACGGTGAGCCTTCTGAGGGAGAGAAAAAGAAGAAGGGAAAAGCCCTTTGCGGTAATGTTCAGAGACCTGGAGCAGGTTCTCCAGTATGCAGAGCCTTCTGAGCTTGAGCTTGCCCTTCTTATGCTTCCAGAGAGGCCCATAGTGCTCATAAACTGCAGAGGTGGGCTTGCCCCCTCCGTGGCACCGGGTCTCAGGAGGGTTGGAGCCTTTCTACCATACACGCCCCTTCATTACCTGATACTCAGAGGGCTTGACTTTCCGGTAGTTGCCACCTCGGGCAACCTTTCGGACGAACCCATAGTCAAGGAGAACCAGGAAGCCCTTGAGAGGCTGTCCAGCCTTGCGGACTTTCTGCTTCTTCACAACAGGGACATAAGGAGAAGGTGTGACGATTCGGTGGTAAAGGTCATAGGTGGACTGCCCACACCCATAAGGCGTTCACGTGGCTATGCACCCATGCCCATAACACTGCCCGCTGAGCTCAAAAGAAGAGTCCTCGCAGTAGGTGGAATGCTGAAAAACACCTTTGCTCTGGGCTTTGCAGACAGGGTAATTCTGAGTCAGCACGTGGGAGACGTGGAAAACCTTGAGACCCTTATGTCCTTTGAGGAGATGGTCTATGATATGATGGGGCTCTACGACTTTGAGCCAGAGGTGGTTGTGTGCGACCTCCACCCGAGGTATGAGACCACAAGATGGGCGGAGGATTTTGCCAGGGGCAGGGGCATACCCCTTCTGAAGCTACAGCATCACTTTGCCCACATTCTTTCCTGTATGGCGGAGAACGCTCTGGAAGGAGAAGTGCTTGGCATAGCATGGGATGGCACAGGATACGGAGAGGATGGAACCCTCTGGGGTGGTGAGTTTCTGCACTGCAATTACAGCTCCTACAGGAGACTCTTTCACTTCAGACCCTTCAGGCTAATCGGTGGAGAAAAGGCTATAAAAGAGCCAAGAAGGGTTGCCCTTTCAATCCTTTTTGAGCTCTTTGGAGAGAAAGCCTTTGAGTTTGACCTGCCCACGCTGAAAGCTTTTGAAGAAAGAGAGCTGAAAAACCTTTACACTGCATGGAGGTCCGGCGTGAACTCACCCCTGACGAGCTCCGCAGGAAGGCTCTTTGACGGGGTTGCGTCCCTTCTTGGACTGAGGCATAAAGTATCCTACGAGGGGCAGGCAAGTATGATGTTAGAAGACCTCTTCAGACCTGAAGTGGAAGACTTTTACCCCTTTGAAATTCTGGAAAACTCCGTTGATTGGAGACCCACAATCACGGCACTTCTTGAAGACAGGGAGAAGGAAAAGGCTCCTTCAAGGTTCATAAACACCCTTGCCAGAATCTGTCTTGAAGTTGCCCGCAGGGCTCAAAGGGATAAGGTCTGCCTCTCTGGGGGTGTGATGCAGAACGACCCGCTGGTAAGCAGGATAAAGGAGCTTTTGGGGAAGGAAGGCTTTAAGGTTTACACTCATCAGAAAGTGCCACCCAACGACGGGGGACTGAGCCTCGGTCAGGCGGTTTATGGGGGTTTGATTAACTTGAAGTTGGCTTGATAAAACTCTCAACCCGCCCCCTGAGCACCTGTATTGATTCCTCCACATCCTCCCTCTGAGCCTTCGCAAGGGACGGAAAGTAGCACACCTCTATGGTCTCCAGTATGGGCTTGTTGTCCCTGTCGTAGAAGACCCCTATCCACACACCGCTTATGCCCGTCTCCCTCCACTCTACGGGCTGTGTATTTGAGGACAGACTTATCTTTACCTGACCTTCGCCAAGCACATCAAGCAGAACCTCCCTGTCCTCTTCCGACAGGGGCAGCTTGTTTATGTATATGATGTGCTCTTCACCCTTTTCGTAAAGGTCTTTGAGTGCTTGAAGCAGCTCGTTGAGTATGGCAGGGGCGTTCATAAGCATGATAGAGCCTCCATATATTCGTTCCACGACTTTATGCCCTCAAGGACCCGCACCTCTTTGCCACCAGAAAAGAGCACAAGAGAGGGTAGTCTATATTTCCTTAGAATTTCTATGTTTTCATCGGCGTTTATGGAATAAAAGTCCTTCTCGGAGAAGACCTTCTGGAGCTCCGGCACCACCACATCCGTGTCAAATATTTCTCTGATGGTGTTCTTTTTAGCTTCAGACCTTATGTAGAGCACGAAGGTTTTTCCGGCTCTTATTAGTTCCTCAAACTCCTGCAGGTTCAACTCTCTCATAGCTTACACCCCACTTCTCCAGCTCTTTAAGCACTCCAGAAACAAGCTCATCGAGCCTTGACTTTACAGTTTCTGAGAGCTCAAGGGATATGTCCAGGCTCTCAGGCTCCATGCCAAGGAGGACAATCTCCCTTGGTGCTCTTCCCAGCATCTGGGCAAGAGCGAGCACTTCCTGAACGCCAAGCTCGTGGGCAGAGACCTTTTTTCTGAAATAAGCCTTTACCTCCTCACCCTCAAACCTGTAAAGAGTGCCGGGGGCACAGCCCCCAAGGACAGCATCCACCAGCAAAAGCCTTTCAAAGCCTTCCATAAAGTAAAGAAGGTCCATGCCAAGTGTCCCACCATCCATAAGCTCCACCTCTGGGAAAAACCTGTAGTTTTTTCTGAGCTCTTCCACAACCCTCACACCGAGCCCTTCGTCGGAAAGCAGTATGTTGCCAACGCCAAGCACGAGAGTTTTCATGTCACATCCTCCACATCCACAGGTGTCTCCTTGAAGTTTTTCATGCCGTTGAACATTGACGACACTTCGCCCTCCTTCTCTATCACATCAAACCTGACCACCATGTAAACATGAACTATCACAAAGAAAACTATAAGCCATGCCACCCAGTGGTGCCACATGTGAACCATAAACTCACCGCCAAGGAGGGGAACAACCCATCCAAAGAGCCTCCCCCAGAAGCCATCGGGGTCAGATAGCCCATACATGGCAAAGCCTGTGATTATCATAAAGGCTATGGCTATGTAGAGGAGAAAATAGGCAAGCCTTGCAAGGGGATTTCTCACATAGGTTCTGTGCCATGGCTTTATAAAGAGGTAATGAAGGAGCATCTCTACAACACCTTTCCAGAAATCAGACCTCCAGACTCTTGGTATAAAGAGCCTGTCTCCCTTATAGAAAAAGGCTATAAAAAGGCGGAAAAGGAAGGAAAAGAGAAGCACATAGCCTGCGGAAAAGTGGACAAATCTCACAAGGTCCATGGTCAGGTTGTGAGCGTAGGCGTAGGTTGCTTCATGTCCCACAGAGCCTATGAAGAAGGGATTTCCTATGTAGAGACCTGTGAGGAAGAGGACGGTTATTGACAGGAAGTTTACCCAGTGCCATATCCTCAGCGAGGGGCTGAAGATGTAAATCCTCTTTACCGTTTCCTCTTTCATGGCTTACCTCCTAAAAACACACTGGCTGTGAGCCCTGAACCCTTATCTCCACTATCTCCCTTCCTTCTGCGTCATACAGGTGCGTGGAGCAGGCAAGACAGGGGTCAAAGGAATGGATTCCTCTGAGGACTTCAAGGGGCTTGTTGACCACCTGCAGGGGTGTGTCCTTCATACACTCTTCAAAGGCACCCTGACCTCCCATGGGGTCCCTTGCTCCACCGTTCCATGTGGTGGGCACAACGCACTGGTAGTTGGCTATCTTTCCGTCCTTTATGACAACCCAGTGTCCAAGGGCACCCCTTGGAGCGTCGGTAAGACCTATACCCTTTGCCTCTCTGGGCCATGTGGAGGGGTCCCACTTTTCGGTGTTTGCCACGGAGGTATCCCCGGCCTTTATGTTGTCGTAGAGCTTTTTCATAAAGTAAAGGTTTGCGGCCACACCTACCTGAGCCTCAAGACCCCTCGCCGCGGTTCTTCCCACCGTAGTGGGTAGCCACACATGGGGAGGCAAGTCAAGCACCTTTGAGACAAAGTCTATCTGTTTGACTATCATTTCATCCATCCAGCTGGGCTTTATATGCCCCTGTTTTACGCCCGTGTAGACCACTATATACCGGGCGAGAGGTCCCACCTCGCAAGGCTTTCCTCTCCACCTTGGAGACTTTATCCAGGAGTATTTGCCCTTCTCGTCAAGATACTTCCAGTGGGTCTTTGTGCCTTCCTTGGGTCCCGTGTAGTTGGGCTCCGTTATACCATCCCACGGGTGAAGCCCCTTCTTTTCGTCAGGATACTTATACCAGGAGTGTGCCACGTATTCCTGAATGACCTCTGGGTCTGCAAAGTCCTTACCTGCAAGTGGATAGAACTTGGCCCTTTCCACACCTTCAGCAAAGTCTTCCACCACGCCGTTGCAGTGGTAGATAACCTGCCTGTGATAGTCTCCGTTCTTTATTCCGCCGTAGGGCTCATCGGGAAACTCACCGTAGCCTATAACCCTCCTCTTGGCAAGACCACCCCCATAGGTCTGCCCCTTCTGAACGTATATATGTCCTATTGCCAGAAGGTCCACGAGATAGAAGAGGTTTACGGCCTCTGCCTGCGTGTAAATAGCATCCTCCACAACCGCAAGCCTTTCAGTGTTCACGGGTGCATTCATATCGTTCAGAGATATGGAGCAGCTCATACCTCCCACTATGTAATGTGGGTGTGGGTTCTTTCCACCGAAGACCACCTGAGGGATAAATATCTCCCTCTGCACATCCAGCATGTTCAGATAGTGAGCAACCGCCATCAGATGAACCTCTGGAGGAAGGAGTTTGTAGTCGGGGTGGTCCCACCAGTGGGCGGCGAATATGCCAAGCTGTCCGCTCTCCACTACCTTCTTTATCTTCTCCTGAAAGGCTCTGAAGTAGCCGGGCGTTGCCTTTGGAAACTTCCTCGGGTATGCCCTCCTTCCAATAGGGTCAGGCATGAGCTCCGCCACGGCTCCATACTTTTCAAGAAGCTGGTTCTGCAAGACCGCAGTCTGCACGGGGTCTGCCTTGAGAGCCTCTATGGGTGAGACCCAGTCAAGGGCATGGAGATGATAAAAGTGCACCACATGGTCATGCACCTGAAGTGTTCCATACATGATGTTTCTTATGTAGTTGGCGTTCTTCGGTATCTTTATTTCAAGGGCATCTTCCACGGCCCTTACTGATGCGTGAGCATGTATGGAAGTGCATACACCGCATATTCTCTGGGCAAAAGCCCACGCGTCTCTCGGGTCTCTTCCTCTGAGGATGAGCTCAATGCCCCTCCACATGGTGCCGGAGGAAACTGCATCAACAACTTTGCCAGATTTTTCATCCACGATAAGCTCAATCCTCAGGTGTCCTTCAATCCTTGTTACTGGGTCTACAACTACCCTTGCCATGGTTATTCACCTCCTCTGTTAGGTTTTGACCTTAGTTTTGATATGACTCCGTGGACAACTGCACCGGCCGCCGCAGCCGCCGCAACGGCCATACCCACCTTGTCGGCGTTGGCTTCTACGCTGGGGACTGGTATGGTGGTGAGCCTATGGTAGAAGGGTCCGTTGTCCCAGAAGTTATCCTCAGAACAACCTATGCAACCGTGTCCTGCCTGTATGGGATAGGAAAGCCCATTATACCAGCGTATGTTTCCGCAGGAGTTGTAGGTGGTAGGTCCCCTGCATCCCACCTTGTAAAGACACCAGCCCTTTTTCGCCCCTTCGTCGTCAAACCTTTCCACAAACTGCCCTGCGTTGAAGAAGGCTCTTCTATAGCAGGTATCGTGAATCCTGTTGCCGTAAAACTGTTTGGGTCTTCCCTGAGAGTCAAGGGGCGGAATAGAGTCAAAGAGCACAAGGTGCATGATGACCCCTGTCATCACCTCTGCGATAGGTGGACAGCCGGGCACCTTTATTATTGGCTTGCCTGTTATAACCTTGTGTATGGGGACTGCGGTGGTTGGGTTGGGCTTTGCCGCCTGCACACAGCCCCAGCTGGCACAGGAGCCCCAGGCTATCACGGCCTTTGCACCCTCTGCGGACTCCTTCAGATGCTTCAGGAAAGGCTCACCGTTCACGATACAGTACATGCCGTCTTCACCCAGGGGTGGGTTGCCCTCCACGGCCAGTATGTAGTTGCCCCAGTATTTCTTGATTATCTCCTTCCTGTGTCTCTCAAGGTCTTCTCCTGCGGCTGCCGAAAGTGTGTCATCGTATTCAAGGGATATCATGCTCAGAACCACATCAGAAGCCAGAGGGGTGGCGGACCTAATAAAGGACTCAGAGCAACAGGTGCACTCAAGCCCATGTATCCATATGACGGGGACTCTCGGCTTTGTCTCCAAAGCTCTGACTACTTCCGGAATCATGGAAGGCGATAATCCCATAAGTCCCGTTATGGTGGTGGCAAATTTGAAAAAGTCCCTTCTGTTTACGCCGTGCCTTTTAAAGGTTTCCCAGAAGGTTTCCATGCTACACCTCCTAACTGAATATTCATTCAAAAATATAACCTGTATCACATAAACAGTCAAGGAAAAAATACTTATAGGGTCTATAAGCGCTTCTAATCTTTATTACTTTTGATAAAAATGTAATAAAAAGTTGCCTGCAGGGTGAGTATGGCTATATTAAGGATGAACGAGCATTCAGGAGGCGAACATGTGCCTTTCTATCCCCTCAAAGGTGGTGGAGCTGAAAGAAGACAACACCGCGGTGGTTGAAACCTTTGGAGCAAGAAGGGTGGTATCCCTTGACCTTCTCCAGGAAGGGGTTTCCGTGGGCGACTGGGTTCTTGTGCATGTGGGCTTTGCCATACAGAAGCTGGATGAGGAATACGCCCTTGAGAGCCTGAAGCTCTTTGAGCAGTTGCTGGAGGAGGAAGATGAAGCTCTTGGCGAACTTCAGGGAAGCTGAGGCGGTAAGGAAGCTTGAAAAGAGCATAAAGAGTGCGGTGGAAAGGCTTGGAAAGACTGTAAGAATCATGGAGTTTTGCGGGGGGCACACGCATACCATAGTAAAGCATGGTATAGACCAGCTTCTGGAAGGCTACGTAAAGTTCATCCACGGTCCGGGCTGTCCTGTGTGCGTTCTGCCCATGCAGAGGGTGGACCTCGCCCTTGAGTTGGCACGCAGAGAGAACCTCATACTCTGCACTTATGGAGATGTGCTCAGGGTCCCGGGCTCCAAGAGAAAAAGCCTCCTTGACCTGAGGGCGGAGGGGAAAGATGTGAGGATGGTCTATTCCTGTCTTGATGCTCTCAGGATAGCACAAGAAAATCCCCAGAAGGAGGTCGTCTTCTTTGCCATAGGCTTTGAAACCACCACCCCCCAGACCGCAGTGCTCATAAAAAAGGCTAAGGAGCTGGGACTGAGGAACCTTTCCGTGGTCTCAAACCACGTGATAACACCGGCTGCAATACAGCACATTCTGAATGCACCTGAGGTGAGAGAATACGGGAAGGTGGAATTAGACGGCTTTGTGGGACCAGGTCATGTAAGCGTCATAATTGGAACAAAGCCCTACGAATACTTTGCAGAGGAATTTTTAAAGCCTGTGGTCATATCGGGCTTTGAGCCCCTTGACCTTATGCAGGCGGTTTACATGCTGGTAAGGCAGATGGGGGAAAGAAGGGCTCAGGTGGAAAACCAGTATACCAGAGCGGTAAGCAGGGAAGGAAACCTGAAGGCTCAGTTGCTCGTGGCTGAGGTTTTTGAATTGAGAAAGGAGTTTGAGTGGAGAGGTCTTGGAAAGGTTCCCTACAGCGCCCTGAGGATAAACTCCCGATACGAGGATTTTGATGCGGAAAAAAGGTTTGAGGTTGAGCTTCCAGAGCCCAGGGAACATCCCGCCTGTATATGCGGAAAGGTTATAAGAGGCGTAGCAGAGCCTACAGATTGCAAGCTCTTTGGAAGTGTATGCACTCCCTCAAACCCTCTCGGCTCCTGTATGGTATCCTCAGAAGGTGCATGCAACGCCTACTATAGATATAGAGGAATAGTATGAGGGTATTACTTCTGTGTCATCGCTTTAACTCCCTTTCTCAGCGGTTCTACTGCGAGCTTTCCGAGGCAGGACATGAGGTATCTGTGGAGCTTGATGTGCATCCAGAGCTCATGATAGAAGCGGTTGAGCTCTTTAGGCCAGACCTTATAATTGCCCCCTTTCTGAAGAGGAAAATACCGGAAGAAATCTGGCAGAATTACACCACTCTAATAGTTCACCCCGGACCCCCGGGAGACAGGGGACCCAGTGCCCTTGACTGGGCAATCCTAACGGGAGAGAAAGAATGGGGCGTATGTATGCTTTCGGCGGTTGAGGAATACGATGCGGGAGACCTGTGGGCTTTCAGAAGCTTTCCCATGAGGATGGCAAGGAAGTCAAGCCTGTATAGGAGGGAAGTAACGGAGGGTGCCGTAGAATGTCTGTGGGAGGTGGTGGAAAGCCTTGAGAGTGGAATGGTAAGAAGGAAACCACAGGGAGGTGGGCATTTCAGACCTGCCCCTGAGAGAAGCCTCAGGATGGTGGACTGGAATAGGGATAGCACGGCGGAAGTTCTTAAAAAGGTTTACTCGGGAGATGGTCAGCCCGGTGCCAAAGCCCTTATAGAGGGAGAGGAATACTACCTCTTTGACGCACATCCTGAAGGCTATCTCAAAGGAAAGCCTGGCGAGCTTATAGCAAGGAGGGATGAGGCAGTATGTATAGGGACTCTGGATGGGGCAGTATGGGTTGGCTATCTGAGAAGAAGGGAAAGGCAGAGTATAAAACTGCCGGCGACAAGGGTTCTTCCAGAGAACACCCTTGAGAGACTGAGGGAGGAGGAGATAAGACCTTGGGAGGAGGTGGATTTTCCCACATACAGGGAAATAACCTATAGAGAGGAAGAGGGTATAGCTTGCGTTGAATTCAATTTTTACAACGGTGCCATGTCTACAGAACAGTGCAACAGGCTTCTGGAGGTGGTAAGATACGCAAAAATAAGGCCCGTAAAGGCTGTTGTGCTTCTGGGTGGTGAGGACTTTTTCTCCAACGGCATGAACCTCAACACCATAGAAGCCTCAGAGAGCCCTGCAGAGGAATCCTGGAGGAACATAAACGCCATGGATGACCTGTGCGAGGAGATACTCACAACGCTTGACAGGTTGACAGTGGCGGGCATAAGGGGCAATGCTGGAGCGGGTGGTGTGTTTCTTGCTCTCACCTGCGACCTTGTGTTTGCAAGAAAGGGAGTTGTGCTCAACCCTCACTACAAGAACATAGGTAATCTTTACGGCTCTGAGTTCTGGACCTATACGCTTCCAAAGAGAGTTGGCTGGGAAAGGGGAAGGGAGATAATGGAAAACCGCATGCCCATAAGCTCTGAAAGGGCTATGGGGATAGGTCTCATTGATGGCGTGTTCGGAAGGACGCCTGAGGACTTTACCCAGGGGCTGAAGGGCTTTTTAAAGAGCTTTGTGAACTCTAAAGACTTTGACAGGTTTCTAAAGGAGAAAAGAGAAAAGAGACTTTCAGATTGGAGCAAAAAGCCACTCAAGACATACAGGGAAGAGGAGC
This window of the Aquificaceae bacterium genome carries:
- the hypE gene encoding hydrogenase expression/formation protein HypE, producing MKRIRLSEGGGGEESWRLIRELFLRYFENPVLSALEDSALLQLSSKVAFTTDAFTVKPLFFRGGDIGKLAVAGTVNDLAVMGAKPLYLSASFIIEEGFPYEDLQRIVESMAQTAKEAGVLIVAGDTKVVPSGQADGLFITTSGIGRVVYDGLSCRSVKEGDAIILSGPIGDHGACVLAQREGFDFGENFGSDCQPLWDLVEHLLRSGVEVHAMRDPTRGGLSAVLHEWANASGVSFLVQEDSIPVRQEVLGICEFLGLEPYHLACEGRIVVAVRGEDAERALEVLREHPKGREASLIGYAVRPEGRPSVFLRTSYGTRRFLEPPAGELLPRIC
- the hypA gene encoding hydrogenase maturation nickel metallochaperone HypA; this translates as MHEFSIVQSLLELIHEQVRMHSAKRVVKVEIVAGVLSGVEPHLLQIAFETFRQGTPAEDAELLIEVEKLKIYCRDCEGEFEKDELNALCPRCGGLNTEIRGGRELLLKSLELEVDSNP
- the hypF gene encoding carbamoyltransferase HypF, with product MTRRLSVRIKGAVQGVGFRPFVYRLAKELGLCGFVINDSRGVSAELEGPKEKLEEFLLRLSREKPPLARIHSVDLQFTEPVGYRDFEIRESSEEGQKEVFLLPDMATCEDCLRELFDPSDRRYLYPFINCTNCGPRFTIVEKLPYDRPNTTMKVFQMCPQCSREYHDPSDRRFHAQPNACPLCGPWLSLYSSEGELLAEREEALRLSLELLREGRILAVKGIGGFHLMCDATKEETVSLLRERKRRREKPFAVMFRDLEQVLQYAEPSELELALLMLPERPIVLINCRGGLAPSVAPGLRRVGAFLPYTPLHYLILRGLDFPVVATSGNLSDEPIVKENQEALERLSSLADFLLLHNRDIRRRCDDSVVKVIGGLPTPIRRSRGYAPMPITLPAELKRRVLAVGGMLKNTFALGFADRVILSQHVGDVENLETLMSFEEMVYDMMGLYDFEPEVVVCDLHPRYETTRWAEDFARGRGIPLLKLQHHFAHILSCMAENALEGEVLGIAWDGTGYGEDGTLWGGEFLHCNYSSYRRLFHFRPFRLIGGEKAIKEPRRVALSILFELFGEKAFEFDLPTLKAFEERELKNLYTAWRSGVNSPLTSSAGRLFDGVASLLGLRHKVSYEGQASMMLEDLFRPEVEDFYPFEILENSVDWRPTITALLEDREKEKAPSRFINTLARICLEVARRAQRDKVCLSGGVMQNDPLVSRIKELLGKEGFKVYTHQKVPPNDGGLSLGQAVYGGLINLKLA
- a CDS encoding hydrogenase expression/formation protein, translated to MLMNAPAILNELLQALKDLYEKGEEHIIYINKLPLSEEDREVLLDVLGEGQVKISLSSNTQPVEWRETGISGVWIGVFYDRDNKPILETIEVCYFPSLAKAQREDVEESIQVLRGRVESFIKPTSS
- a CDS encoding thioredoxin; translation: MRELNLQEFEELIRAGKTFVLYIRSEAKKNTIREIFDTDVVVPELQKVFSEKDFYSINADENIEILRKYRLPSLVLFSGGKEVRVLEGIKSWNEYMEALSCL
- a CDS encoding HyaD/HybD family hydrogenase maturation endopeptidase, translating into MKTLVLGVGNILLSDEGLGVRVVEELRKNYRFFPEVELMDGGTLGMDLLYFMEGFERLLLVDAVLGGCAPGTLYRFEGEEVKAYFRKKVSAHELGVQEVLALAQMLGRAPREIVLLGMEPESLDISLELSETVKSRLDELVSGVLKELEKWGVSYERVEPAGV
- the cybH gene encoding Ni/Fe-hydrogenase, b-type cytochrome subunit, whose translation is MKEETVKRIYIFSPSLRIWHWVNFLSITVLFLTGLYIGNPFFIGSVGHEATYAYAHNLTMDLVRFVHFSAGYVLLFSFLFRLFIAFFYKGDRLFIPRVWRSDFWKGVVEMLLHYLFIKPWHRTYVRNPLARLAYFLLYIAIAFMIITGFAMYGLSDPDGFWGRLFGWVVPLLGGEFMVHMWHHWVAWLIVFFVIVHVYMVVRFDVIEKEGEVSSMFNGMKNFKETPVDVEDVT
- a CDS encoding nickel-dependent hydrogenase large subunit; the protein is MARVVVDPVTRIEGHLRIELIVDEKSGKVVDAVSSGTMWRGIELILRGRDPRDAWAFAQRICGVCTSIHAHASVRAVEDALEIKIPKNANYIRNIMYGTLQVHDHVVHFYHLHALDWVSPIEALKADPVQTAVLQNQLLEKYGAVAELMPDPIGRRAYPRKFPKATPGYFRAFQEKIKKVVESGQLGIFAAHWWDHPDYKLLPPEVHLMAVAHYLNMLDVQREIFIPQVVFGGKNPHPHYIVGGMSCSISLNDMNAPVNTERLAVVEDAIYTQAEAVNLFYLVDLLAIGHIYVQKGQTYGGGLAKRRVIGYGEFPDEPYGGIKNGDYHRQVIYHCNGVVEDFAEGVERAKFYPLAGKDFADPEVIQEYVAHSWYKYPDEKKGLHPWDGITEPNYTGPKEGTKTHWKYLDEKGKYSWIKSPRWRGKPCEVGPLARYIVVYTGVKQGHIKPSWMDEMIVKQIDFVSKVLDLPPHVWLPTTVGRTAARGLEAQVGVAANLYFMKKLYDNIKAGDTSVANTEKWDPSTWPREAKGIGLTDAPRGALGHWVVIKDGKIANYQCVVPTTWNGGARDPMGGQGAFEECMKDTPLQVVNKPLEVLRGIHSFDPCLACSTHLYDAEGREIVEIRVQGSQPVCF
- a CDS encoding hydrogenase small subunit, with translation METFWETFKRHGVNRRDFFKFATTITGLMGLSPSMIPEVVRALETKPRVPVIWIHGLECTCCSESFIRSATPLASDVVLSMISLEYDDTLSAAAGEDLERHRKEIIKKYWGNYILAVEGNPPLGEDGMYCIVNGEPFLKHLKESAEGAKAVIAWGSCASWGCVQAAKPNPTTAVPIHKVITGKPIIKVPGCPPIAEVMTGVIMHLVLFDSIPPLDSQGRPKQFYGNRIHDTCYRRAFFNAGQFVERFDDEGAKKGWCLYKVGCRGPTTYNSCGNIRWYNGLSYPIQAGHGCIGCSEDNFWDNGPFYHRLTTIPVPSVEANADKVGMAVAAAAAAGAVVHGVISKLRSKPNRGGE
- a CDS encoding HypC/HybG/HupF family hydrogenase formation chaperone — encoded protein: MCLSIPSKVVELKEDNTAVVETFGARRVVSLDLLQEGVSVGDWVLVHVGFAIQKLDEEYALESLKLFEQLLEEEDEALGELQGS
- the hypD gene encoding hydrogenase formation protein HypD: MKLLANFREAEAVRKLEKSIKSAVERLGKTVRIMEFCGGHTHTIVKHGIDQLLEGYVKFIHGPGCPVCVLPMQRVDLALELARRENLILCTYGDVLRVPGSKRKSLLDLRAEGKDVRMVYSCLDALRIAQENPQKEVVFFAIGFETTTPQTAVLIKKAKELGLRNLSVVSNHVITPAAIQHILNAPEVREYGKVELDGFVGPGHVSVIIGTKPYEYFAEEFLKPVVISGFEPLDLMQAVYMLVRQMGERRAQVENQYTRAVSREGNLKAQLLVAEVFELRKEFEWRGLGKVPYSALRINSRYEDFDAEKRFEVELPEPREHPACICGKVIRGVAEPTDCKLFGSVCTPSNPLGSCMVSSEGACNAYYRYRGIV
- a CDS encoding hydrogenase maturation protein yields the protein MRVLLLCHRFNSLSQRFYCELSEAGHEVSVELDVHPELMIEAVELFRPDLIIAPFLKRKIPEEIWQNYTTLIVHPGPPGDRGPSALDWAILTGEKEWGVCMLSAVEEYDAGDLWAFRSFPMRMARKSSLYRREVTEGAVECLWEVVESLESGMVRRKPQGGGHFRPAPERSLRMVDWNRDSTAEVLKKVYSGDGQPGAKALIEGEEYYLFDAHPEGYLKGKPGELIARRDEAVCIGTLDGAVWVGYLRRRERQSIKLPATRVLPENTLERLREEEIRPWEEVDFPTYREITYREEEGIACVEFNFYNGAMSTEQCNRLLEVVRYAKIRPVKAVVLLGGEDFFSNGMNLNTIEASESPAEESWRNINAMDDLCEEILTTLDRLTVAGIRGNAGAGGVFLALTCDLVFARKGVVLNPHYKNIGNLYGSEFWTYTLPKRVGWERGREIMENRMPISSERAMGIGLIDGVFGRTPEDFTQGLKGFLKSFVNSKDFDRFLKEKREKRLSDWSKKPLKTYREEELERMRLNFYGFDTSYHIARYYFVRRFLPFRTPPYLAVHRRLSFQSPPQVF